The proteins below are encoded in one region of Shinella zoogloeoides:
- a CDS encoding copper chaperone PCu(A)C — protein MRMIACAATMFATTLPAFAAGASDDLSLHDNPPRALLVEHAELLVVDQPSGQTKGFLTIWNGTDGEMRLSSVASETFRSVSTLSSQPADDVSQQRRFEDFVPIPAHAELRMQPNGIRLLLGDPVSDMTGRQADRLTLMFDDGTKLEVIAKIVSSRDELVRHHHGQVEADPG, from the coding sequence ATGCGCATGATCGCCTGCGCTGCGACAATGTTTGCAACCACGCTGCCGGCTTTCGCCGCCGGCGCTTCGGACGATTTGTCTCTCCATGATAATCCGCCTCGCGCCTTGCTGGTCGAGCACGCCGAACTCCTCGTTGTGGATCAACCAAGCGGTCAGACCAAGGGGTTCCTGACGATCTGGAACGGGACGGACGGCGAGATGCGTCTGTCGTCTGTCGCAAGCGAGACCTTTCGATCGGTTTCGACGCTGTCGTCACAACCCGCCGATGATGTTTCCCAGCAGCGCCGCTTCGAGGATTTCGTTCCGATCCCCGCTCATGCCGAGTTGAGAATGCAGCCAAATGGCATTCGGCTCCTTCTTGGGGATCCAGTCTCCGACATGACGGGGCGCCAGGCCGACCGCTTGACGCTGATGTTCGACGACGGCACGAAACTGGAGGTGATCGCCAAGATCGTCAGCTCCCGTGACGAACTCGTCAGGCACCATCACGGTCAGGTCGAAGCCGATCCGGGTTGA